The Phaseolus vulgaris cultivar G19833 chromosome 10, P. vulgaris v2.0, whole genome shotgun sequence DNA window AAACGCTTCACTTTTACCattattgttgagcgagtaaacAGCCTTTGCCAATTGATGAATTTGCTCGACAGTGAACCCTTGTATATCAGACTCATTGCTGTCATGTGGTAATGAAGAGGAATCTACCATGTTTGTTGCTGATGAATGAGAGCTTTTGGGGTTATTTTTGATTCGCTGTTGCTGGCCATGGCGCCCATTGGAGTTCCACGTCCCATTTTTTATGCGACACCTATCTTCCGTGTGTCCTCTTTTATCACAGTATGTGCAATGAAATTTCAAAGTACGACATTCATCTATGGTATGACCTGGTTTGTTACAGTGTTCACAGGTCTTACCTTTTGATTGCTTCCAATTGGCAGATCGACCCGGTACTAATGTCGCGATTGAAAAATTCTCGCCAGGATCCGAATTCATCTGCTGTTGTGTCTCTTCTTGCACAATCAGTGAGTATGCTTGTCGGACATTTGGTAGAGGATTCATGATGAGAATATTGGACCTGATTGTTTTGAACGAATCATTCAACCCCATGAGGAATTGCATCAGTTTATCTTCTTCCTTCTCGATCTGGTGCTCCTTTGTCTGATTACAAACTATGGGTGAACGATATAGCTCGAGTTCATCCCACAGCGCTTTGAGTTTGATGTAGTATGAAGCCACTGTCATCGTACCTTGGGACATGGTTGCTATTGCCTTCTGAATTTGAAAAATGGTTGGCGCATTCTTCTGTCCGAACTGGTCGCGGAGATCTTCCCAAACTTGACGGGCGGTCTTCGCATGAATTACCCCTGCGGCTATCTCTGCCTCAATGGAGTGACTTAACCATGAAAGAATCATGGAATTACATTGATTCCACAATTCGAATTGGGATGGGTCTTTTTCTTGTGACGACATTTCTATGGTACCGTCAACAAATCCCAGTTTCTTCTTCGCCGTGAGTGCATGTACCATTGTTGTCTTCCAAGATTGATAATTGGCGCCGTTCAATTTGGTCGACACCAACATGTGTCCTGGTTGGTCTGAATGATGAACATAGTAGGGATTGGTTGGATCCATGGCAGCCGACTTGGCGACGTTACTAGTGCCTTCTTTGTTAGACATGATCTCTTATTTAGGagataaaaatggagaggctgtcagagcaccaagatcggtgctctgataccatataagaaaatgatatgtAAGAAAAAGATATATTTCTTATTCTCTTGTGTGTATTTACATCACTCAATGTATAgcaaatatatacaagtgtatgAAGACTTtatctctccaaattacaaccTAATCatgattctataattattaaattaattacataatatTGTGTACAATATCGCATAATATTACATAATATCATACAatatattgcatacaataattgtgtataatttgataattattatttccttaataaaaCAAATTGGTCAAAATAGACTATCTTCTACCGCAAAAtgatttgaattataaaattgtctttttttcacttttacatcttgtttaaaatatttattctatttttacaAGAAACTTTGTTATAAGATTtataaatcataaatatatatatatatatcaaaatatcGTTCAaagtttaatataattaattttttattattaaagtgtagatatatttaagaatatttaaattcattttttattatccTTTTATGCGTTAAGACAAACTTTTTCGTTAAATAAATCAAGCTCATAGAGGATATTCAATAATGCAACTATATAATAGAGCtatttaaatcttttttatgtGCCCAACATGTTAAATAtaagatttaattaaaattttctttacATGTGTGACCCATTTGTCTTACAAAAGAACGATTAATAATCATTGTTAAATACTTCCTTTATTacataacatttaaatatttttccaaattagctataatatacttttttaaataattatacattaaatattttattaagatcATTTTAAATCAATATTCTATCCATTAAGGATAAATgagtaattaattaaaactaaataaaaataaaaagttagtaattaattaaaattattagaaagtgagtttaaatttaatttatttttacaagATTGACTTATGATGTGAGATTTGTCCCAATTTGTCCCAATTTACATATTGTAAATTGACTTAATCTTTaattgatgtgagatctccaacacactcctAATCTCGCACCGACgcatgtacatttcatgtgtaagACTACATATTTGTAGTTGGTACGATAACGTTCATATTAAGTAACACAATAGGTCCAACAAATCTCAATACAATagactctaataccatattaggAAGGGAGTTTAATCCTAATTCATCCTCACAAAATGAGCTTGTAAGGTAAGATTTTTTCCCACTAATTAATGTAATCTCTAGTCAAAGTGGAATCTTCaacaaaaatatcaattatattTCAATGTCAAAACAATAAACAAGagtagtaatatatatatatatatatatatatatatatatatatatatatcattagtTAGTTAGTTCGATAtcttattaaaagaaaaatgtaacTTGTCTAACGGTCGATTATAAGATCTACTAATTACTAATAAAGAGATTCAATAAAATTAACCCTGGCAAAAAACATGAGAATATTTACTTGTGATACTTGAAATCggttaaagaaaataaaaaaatttaggaaTAGATAATATTTGTTAATAACCGAAAGATAACAAAATACCTAACAAGGACTTATCGAATACACATCTCACTATGAACAAACTCATTGTATACCCATCTACACTCTATCATACACATCTCATGAGTAGAAACTTGGAGATGAGTGAGATATTGAATATGTTAGTAGACGCTTGTTTTACTGATAAGattcttttgaaattgattaTAACGCTTGTTTGATTAATGTTTGGCATCTTTGTGAGAATTGAAAGAGTGGAAAATCTTAAGATAATCAGTGAAAAGTTCACTGCTAATGAATTTGAGAGTCAACCTGCTCTTTCTTTACTATTTTGTAATAATCTATCTTAATTCTTTGCATAACAATCTTAAACTCCCTTTTATCTTTAATGTTAGTTTCTAACCTTTTGCTTGCAAACCCTAGACACACCTGCAATGCAAATGCAACTGTGAACAAAATAAGGAGGGCATGCATCTGCAGCTGCTTGCACACGATCCTATGCACGAAGTAGAAGAAGAAGGCATTGTGGAGGAGAAGAAGGCATTGCGAAGGAAAGAAAAGAGCAACTGGAAAagttaagaattaaaaaaaaaatgggcaAGTGAGAAAACTAAAAAGAGTTTgagtataaataaaattattagtgtCGACCTACTCCACGCAGATATGACAAATAAAAAAGAGTTTAATCATCTCTAAGCGTCAATCAAGTCTTTCCCTTTCTTAGTCTATacatgaaaagaaaattatatattaaaccgacataaaaatataaaatataaaatcagtTGACACTACCttttctaaataattaaaaaattaatttcatttatgtTCATAGGTCATAGATAGGTCCTAGGTCGTCACactacattttattttaactttttaagtttttttgaTTTAGCGTCGATTTAAAGTGGATTTAGTCCATCCTAAATACGTCTTTCTAATGTCAGCTTGACCCACTCTATTTGTATTGCTTATTAACCAACGCTTATTTCTAGAAACTAATACATATCTTTTCGTGAATGTTTAACAAATCTTACATTTATTAAGAGTACTCGTCACATAACATTATTCACTCAATTCTcctataaaaaatttatatatatatatatatatatatattatcttattAGCGTTCAATAATATAATTACTGAATTAATGACCAACTTTGCACCAAATTCTTCTAAGAAAAATAATGtagtatatatatgtataaggTTTAATAATGGGTTATGATATGTGTTTAGTAAATGTTGGCAACATGATCAAAATGTTAGCACTAAAAAGTTTAGGAAccaagaaaatatattttttgaattaagaagaaaaactaTGAGTGTGCCTACTTAAAAGGTGGTTATGTAGCTTCTCTTTTCTGCGTAAATGCTGGTGTGCAATTACTCCAAATAACATTTGGCacattctccctgcacccaatGCTTTGTGACTGGCACCCAATCAGATTTGTGAAAAGACCATATTAtccttaatgaaattaaaaacactTAAATTATGATCTGCACCCAATGCAAGCACCCAACAATagggttcttcttcttcttcttcttcttcttcaccgtGAAGCAGCAGCAGCCACCGTGAAGTTGCAGGGAGACACCGTGAGCCACCGTGAGCAGAGTTGGTTTGCTTCGTCGTGAGTGCTTCATCGTCAAAGAAGTTGAGGTACCGTTCATGGTTTTTTCTTCGTAGATTAGTACATTCCGGATAATTTTATCCGCAGATCACCATTGCTTCCGGATAATTTTATCCGTAGATCACCATTTGGTTCCAGATAAATTTATCCGCACATGAATATTGCCATCCGGATTTTTTCATCCGGACTTGAATAATGGCttacggatatttttatccgtagtgCAAGAATTGGTTCCGGATTTTTTTGTTCGTAATTCAAATGTGGGTTccagatatttttatccgtaagctACGTTTGACttgcggatatttttatccgaaTTGTTGTTATTGGCCtgcggatattaatatccgtatTAGTGTGAAATTTTTGACAAGTGTTTTAAACTATATGtgttataattttgttatatatgtTGGATTGAATGTTACTTTTATGAAATGTAAGATGGTGCGGACTAGAGGTGGAGGAAGTTCTAATTTGGATCGTGTGCGTCCAACTGCATCGATTAGAAGAAAACGGGGTGGGTCTAGTACTTCAATTCCAAATGAAGAGTTTGAAGACTATATTGAACAAGAAGAAGTTGAAGTTGATGATGAAGGCTATCCAGGAGGGCCATTGGATAAGTCCTTACTTGTTAATTATGAACATCACGTAGCCAAACAGTTGTGGGATGGTTTGGtaagtaatgaaaaataaatttttgtatttgttatgTATTCCTGATTATTGATGATATATGTTGATTATTGTAGGATCGTGGTGAGCTGAAGGTCTTTTCACATGGGAGGAAGATAAATAAGTTAGGAGCACCTCATGAGCGCATAGAAGCTGTTGTAGAATTGTCTGGCTTAGGTGGTCTGCTTCATGCTAGTTATGAGAGTCTAGACCGAGGACTGCTGTGTGCTTTTGTAGAGAGGTGGCATGCAGAGACAAACAGTTTTCATTTACCGGTTGGGGAGATGACCATCACTCTTGATGATGTGTCAAATTTGTTACATTTACCCATTGTCGGTCAGTTTTACACACAGGAAACCTTAGATTCTGATTCGGCGACTGATTTATTGGTAGAAGCCCTCCGTGTTGACCATGCACTTGCATCTGAAGAAACAAGACACTGTCGGGGAGCTCATGTGCGCTTTAGCTGGTTAAGAGAAGTGTATCAAGATGCATGCTCAAGGAGGCAGTGGACTGTGGCTGCCAGAGCATACTTACTTCACCTTGTCGGTTGCACTATTTTTGCGGACAAGAGTGCTACGTCAGTAAGTGTGTTTTATCTTGGATTTTTTGTTGATTTGAGGCTTACCGGGGGATATTCTTGGGCAGCAGCTGCCCTAACTCACATGTATGAACAGCTAGGAGATTGTAGTTATGCAAACACAAAGCAACTAGCTGGTTATGCAACATTGTTGCAGGGGTGGATTTATGAGCATTTCCCGTCTATAGGGATGAGACGTATGCAAGCATTGTATTCTGAAGATCAACCTCGGTGCAGGCTGTATGATGCTGGAAAAGGTACTTCAATTGTTGTTGTACGATCACAGTTGGATACATTGACACCAGCTTCCATTCGGTTTTGTCCATACAACGAGCACAGGGAAGAACGTCCATTCGAGTGGATTTCCTTATTCTGTGGTTATTTGAGGCTTGGAAATTGGACACAGCTGCACATGCCAGAACGTGTTCTGCGTCAGTATGGCTATACACAGATCATCCCTCGCAACCCATCTGTAATTGGACATGGTCATCCGGATACAAATGAAATGGACCGTCGATGGTTACATTTCAATGATTATGTCATACATGACTATGCCATAGCACGTCATCCTGACGCTTGCGTTCAAGAGTACATGGGTTGGTTTAGATCTGTATCACATCCATATGTGATTAATACAGATGAGGATGACCGTCCTGTACCGGTACCCTCAGATGCACGTCATCACGAAGCAGTGCCAAGTCATCATGAGGAGTCACATCCTGCTCTGGTATGCTTCTAACCTTGTTAAGATATTAAtttctattgtttttttctAATAGTATGTCATTCATGCTTGTAGGGTATTTGTCGTAGAATTACAGAGACATTGCAGCCATTACTTGATCATGGCGATGTCGTGGAGGGCAGCCCTGTTTGGGAAGGCATACAAGCAGCCATTATGTTAACACGAGGAGCGACTGATGAAAGAGCTGTTTATGTCAGGAGACATGCACGTAGGAATGATTGATTAGGATTTCTCAATATGTCAGATGTATTACGATTtctttttatgtaatattttgatCCATGACAATGTATCTGAACCTTAATTATATGTTTCAATATGATCCTTATCGGTTCTTGCTTCAcgttacttttattttatatgtttcaaTATGATCCTTATATGTTTCAATATGATCATTAGTACAGAAATCACTGACTTACGCATATATTTATCCGTAGGCAAAAGTATGACttacggatatttttatccgtaggcaTAACAGTGACTTCCGGATTCTTTTATCCGTAGGCATAACTGTGACttctggatttttttatccgtaGGCATAACTGTGACttccggatttttttatccgtaGGCATAGCAGACtcttccggatatttttatccgtagacaaatatttttatccgtagacaaatatttttatccgtatTCACAAACTTCAGTGCATTCAACATTGTGTGTAGGACAACTGCAAATGTACTAAACATCCATAAATCTAAATTATGCTATTACAAATGTTATAATTACAAATATCGTCTAATGGACATTAGTTGGGTATAAACTTGTATCCGGCTAGTGTAGTATGTTGACCAAGTTTGGGCCGCCGGATAACGATGTGATGCCCACAATATATCCGTAGGTGGAATTGGACAACCATCTTTGAGCTTGACCTATAAAGGTAATAAATATAAGGTACACAAATCTTGATTTAGGACATCAATCTTGATTGGTTTAGTTTATACCTAGACAAAATGATTTCCGTGGACATGTCCAATTGCAATGATTCGGTGTTGACGGAAGTTACTTGGTGCTTGGGTTCTTAAAGGAAAAATACTCAATGATTGTAACATGGACAAAGAAACAAGAATGACATTATACCAATTTGCAATAACATATCCCATGTCTGGAATTGTCATCCACTTATCTGTTCCTACCTGCAAGTACAATTGACAAACAAAGTTAAATAAAGAAATGCAATGTAAAAATGAAATGGTTTTAGTGGTTGGTACCATAGACATGTGTTCCACTAGAAGTGACTTCTTCAAGTATTCATATCTATCATCACCACCAAAGAGTTGAACATATTCTTGTCTCCATTCACTTAgttcttttaacaaattcatTCAAACAACAGCCCATGACTCCTCTCCCATTCCCAATTGGGCAGCAACAGCACGGTAGCCACAATGGCCATCAGCCCTAACGTCAACAACATCAACAATATATGGATGATACCCTACAGGGAACTGATCAAGGAAAGGAATACATTTTGCTGGTACAATTTATGGTAAGCTTTCTTCATTAGATTTTTTGCTTGCACAACTATCATGTTGTGAGTGTAAGAAATCCACATGTTCAAAATAAGAAGGGATTCGCTTAGTTGATCTCATGAATTTGGTAGGACGAGAT harbors:
- the LOC137813617 gene encoding protein MAIN-LIKE 1-like, coding for MKSLKTILNKKKLKLMMKDRGELKVFSHGRKINKLGAPHERIEAVVELSGLGGLLHASYESLDRGLLCAFVERWHAETNSFHLPVGEMTITLDDVSNLLHLPIVGQFYTQETLDSDSATDLLVEALRVDHALASEETRHCRGAHVRFSWLREVYQDACSRRQWTVAARAYLLHLVGCTIFADKSATSVSVFYLGFFVDLRLTGGYSWAAAALTHMYEQLGDCSYANTKQLAGYATLLQGWIYEHFPSIGMRRMQALYSEDQPRCRLYDAGKGTSIVVVRSQLDTLTPASIRFCPYNEHREERPFEWISLFCGYLRLGNWTQLHMPERVLRQYGYTQIIPRNPSVIGHGHPDTNEMDRRWLHFNDYVIHDYAIARHPDACVQEYMGWFRSVSHPYVINTDEDDRPVPVPSDARHHEAVPSHHEESHPALGICRRITETLQPLLDHGDVVEGSPVWEGIQAAIMLTRGATDERAVYVRRHARRND